Proteins from a genomic interval of Ostreibacterium oceani:
- a CDS encoding superantigen-like protein SSL4: MAKKTMEKSISAFPIKAIFPIKAIFVALVLLGNTAWADATKPLNDPANQSTKQSTKQSTKQSTKQSANQSPNLTTPDADPFPHPGFSVDPDATIPAHPGEAGKLTLEGIDSDGDGIRDDLELAIYERLPGDKLRNLRYAMYQDAAMLQETIMARHSNDTTRLDATEGLMDAAIQCLFDRVDEAVANGWLDEDIMPHHLGAWSQALLINTPERAEVYSHFNMYRSGQVLSFKDVAQPCLYIEFMEEN, from the coding sequence ATGGCAAAAAAAACAATGGAAAAATCAATAAGTGCCTTCCCAATAAAGGCAATCTTCCCAATAAAGGCAATCTTCGTAGCGCTAGTGCTACTGGGAAACACAGCATGGGCAGATGCAACTAAACCGCTAAACGATCCCGCCAACCAATCCACCAAACAATCCACCAAACAATCCACCAAACAATCCACCAAACAATCCGCTAACCAATCTCCCAATCTGACAACGCCAGACGCTGACCCTTTCCCGCATCCAGGTTTTTCCGTAGATCCCGATGCCACCATCCCTGCCCACCCAGGCGAGGCGGGGAAACTAACCCTAGAGGGGATTGATAGCGATGGCGATGGTATCCGTGATGATTTGGAGTTGGCGATTTATGAGCGACTCCCCGGTGACAAACTGCGAAATCTGCGCTATGCCATGTACCAAGATGCCGCTATGCTGCAAGAAACCATTATGGCAAGGCATAGCAATGATACCACACGCCTAGACGCGACTGAAGGTCTAATGGATGCGGCAATACAATGTTTGTTTGATCGAGTAGATGAAGCCGTTGCAAACGGCTGGTTAGATGAAGACATTATGCCGCACCATCTTGGCGCTTGGAGTCAGGCCTTACTCATTAACACGCCTGAGCGTGCTGAGGTCTATAGCCATTTTAATATGTATCGCAGTGGGCAAGTCCTTTCTTTCAAGGACGTTGCTCAACCTTGCCTGTATATCGAGTTTATGGAGGAAAATTAA
- a CDS encoding SAM-dependent methyltransferase, producing the protein MDKTTQLLLRALENTVYGQCEVILDTGQSYAFAGKYPGPAASIRIHHPQMLRQVAIGGDIAFADAYRLGHWDSEDIAGLVEFVLCNEHALQPFIFGQRLRQWLSQLLYVFRRNTRAGSRKNIHAHYDLGNDFYALWLDATMSYSSAWYRHGNEDLFTAQQHKYDRILAQFDTQPQQLLEIGCGWGGFAERCLTQTNHHVKGITISTQQHDYAVQRLQPFGDAATVVLEDYRDQRGKYDGLVSIEMFEAVGERYWKTYFAQVNALLQKKGTAVIQTITIDDDHFANYRKSGDAIRSFIFPGGMLPSPSRLKQLAQAANLQITDTFYFGQDYAKTLLDWLARFDRQVDLIASQHLDPGFARLWRFYLAYCAGAFNAGRTNVVQLTLRHA; encoded by the coding sequence ATGGATAAAACGACCCAACTGCTATTACGTGCGCTAGAAAACACCGTCTACGGACAGTGCGAAGTCATTTTGGATACGGGACAATCGTATGCGTTTGCGGGGAAATACCCAGGGCCTGCCGCCAGTATTCGCATTCACCATCCACAGATGCTCCGCCAAGTGGCGATTGGCGGTGATATTGCCTTTGCCGATGCTTATCGCTTGGGGCATTGGGATAGCGAAGATATTGCTGGGTTGGTTGAGTTTGTGCTTTGTAATGAACACGCATTGCAGCCGTTTATTTTTGGTCAGCGTTTGCGCCAATGGCTATCACAATTGCTGTATGTGTTTCGCCGTAATACCCGCGCGGGCAGCCGCAAAAACATCCATGCGCATTATGACTTGGGTAATGATTTTTATGCGTTGTGGCTAGATGCGACGATGTCTTATTCGTCAGCTTGGTATCGCCACGGCAATGAGGATTTATTTACCGCACAACAGCATAAATATGACCGTATTTTGGCGCAATTTGATACCCAACCACAGCAACTATTGGAAATTGGCTGTGGCTGGGGTGGGTTTGCTGAACGCTGTTTAACCCAGACCAATCACCATGTCAAAGGCATTACCATTTCAACCCAACAACACGATTATGCCGTCCAGCGACTACAGCCGTTTGGCGATGCAGCAACGGTTGTTTTAGAGGATTATCGAGACCAGCGCGGCAAATACGATGGATTGGTGTCGATTGAAATGTTTGAAGCCGTTGGTGAGCGCTATTGGAAAACCTACTTTGCTCAAGTCAACGCGCTGCTACAAAAAAAAGGCACGGCAGTCATTCAAACCATCACCATCGATGACGACCATTTTGCAAATTACCGTAAAAGTGGCGATGCGATTCGTAGCTTTATTTTCCCTGGCGGGATGTTGCCAAGCCCTAGTCGATTGAAACAACTGGCGCAGGCGGCTAATCTGCAAATTACGGATACCTTTTACTTTGGGCAGGATTATGCCAAAACCTTGTTGGATTGGTTAGCGCGGTTTGACCGCCAAGTCGATTTAATTGCGAGCCAACACTTAGACCCTGGGTTTGCCCGATTATGGCGCTTTTATTTGGCGTATTGTGCAGGTGCGTTTAACGCAGGGCGGACCAATGTGGTGCAACTGACACTACGCCATGCGTAA